One region of Oryza glaberrima chromosome 7, OglaRS2, whole genome shotgun sequence genomic DNA includes:
- the LOC127780323 gene encoding formin-like protein 16, whose product MQAGVLVGSPTTQPSIWQQPPPAVIHEVRRQASPAPATAALAYCTAPYASTSTPASSRHTCAVLPSPATPAITTLAIRELDPAVGMPDLGGAPPEPPPPCQVPLPAAGPPPPPPAASRRRATVAAPSRAPPPGRAAATAPDPAMGVPDPPPPHTAPPPPLLPAVGYLIGVAPSTSRREGAAKRKKDLAAAFPARYKVLVHRGIYRQRRAWHRDEQLMPRRLWRP is encoded by the exons atgcaaGCCGGCGTCCTAGTCGGGTCCCCCACAACGCAGCCATCCATCTGGCAGCAGCCCCCACCGGCGGTCATCCACGAGGTCCGGCGGCAAGCATCGCCGGCGCCAGCCACTGCCGCGTTGGCCTACTGCACGGCGCCGTACGCAtcgacctcgacgccggcgtccTCCCGTCACACATGCGCCGTcctcccatcgccggcgacgccggccaTAACGACCCTGGCCATCCGGGAGTTGGATCCGGCCGTGGGGATGCCGGATCTGGGCGgggcgccgccggagccgccgccgccttgccagGTGCCGCTCCCagccgccgggccgccgccgccgcccccagccGCATCGCGCCGCcgggccaccgtcgccgcccccaGCCGCGCACCACCGCCGGGCCGCGCTGCCGCTACCGCGCCAGATCCGGCCATGGGggtgccggatccgccgccaccccacaccgccccgccgcctccacttcTCCCAGCGGTGGGGTACCTCATCGGCGTCGCCCCGTCCACGTCACGCCGGGAGGGAGCTGCCAAGAGGAAGaaggacctcgccgccgccttccctgctC GATACAAGGTGCTGGTGCACAGGGGCATCTATAGGCAGCGAAGGGCATGGCATCGAGATGAGCAGCTGATGCCGCGAAGATTGTGGCGCCCctag